In the genome of Mixta calida, the window GGTTGCGTCAGCTGCTGCCGCAGTGGCGTATTATGGGCGCCTTCGCCAGCCATATCTGGATCGTTCGACCCTGGGCTGCTCGCGTGCCGCGCGCGGTCACGGAGCTTAGCCAGTGGCTGCGCCAGCGCTTTCAGACGCCGGCGCGCTAGCGTTGTGCAGCGGGTCGGAAAACCGGCCCGTGAAAGTGAATTATTGTTAAAGTTTTATGATCCGCCTGCCGATTAGCCTTCAGTTATTCCCTGCACAAAATAATTAAGATCTTCATACTCAGGACAAGGCTCGTCATATGACTAATCAGCCCCACGTTACGCAGCAGGCCTGTCAGCTCGACGATGACACCACGCTGATGACTACCACGGATGCGCAAAGTTACATTACCTACGCTAATCAGGACTTCGTCGAGGTCAGCGGCTATGAGCGCAGCGAAATTCACGGTCAGCCACATAATCTGGTGCGCCATCCCGATATGCCGAAGGCCGCCTTCGCCGATATGTGGGCGACGCTGAAGCAGGGGCTGCCCTGGACCGGATTGGTGAAAAACCGCCGTAAGAACGGCGACCACTACTGGGTGCGCGCCAACGTAGTGCCGGTGATCCGCAACGGCGAGATTGCCGGCTATATGTCGGTGCGCATCAAGCCGGAGCCGCAGGAAATCGCCGCGGCAGAGACGCTTTATCAGCAGATGCGCGAAGGCAAGCTGCGCGGCTGGCGGCTGAATAAAGGGCTGCTGGTGCGCAGCGGCCTGCTCAGCCCGCTGTCGTGGCTGAAAACGCTGCCGCTGCGCTGGCGTATTCGCAGCGGCGTCGGCTTCTGCTGGTTAGGCGTCGCGCTCAGCGCGCTGGCGGTCGGCTTACAGGGCGGAGCGCTGGCGGCGTTTACTGGCCTTTCGCTGATGATGGCGCTACTGACGACCGGCTGGCTGGAGTGGCAGATCGCCCGGCCGATGGAGAAAGTGTGCCGCCAGGCGCTGGACGTGGCGAGCGGCGCTTCGCAGAAGGTCGACCATCTTGACCGCGCCGACGAAGTGGGCATGACGCTGCGCGCCGTCGGGCAGCTTGGGTTGATGTTCCGCTGGCTGGTCAATGACGTGCGCGATCAGGTGATGAGCGTCC includes:
- a CDS encoding methyl-accepting chemotaxis protein — its product is MTNQPHVTQQACQLDDDTTLMTTTDAQSYITYANQDFVEVSGYERSEIHGQPHNLVRHPDMPKAAFADMWATLKQGLPWTGLVKNRRKNGDHYWVRANVVPVIRNGEIAGYMSVRIKPEPQEIAAAETLYQQMREGKLRGWRLNKGLLVRSGLLSPLSWLKTLPLRWRIRSGVGFCWLGVALSALAVGLQGGALAAFTGLSLMMALLTTGWLEWQIARPMEKVCRQALDVASGASQKVDHLDRADEVGMTLRAVGQLGLMFRWLVNDVRDQVMSVHQASDELAQGNEKIASHTEQTAASVQQTAATMNQMTTTVNSNAESTGQANTWSITASNAAVHGGEVMQNVVGTMDEIAASSKQIASITGLIDSIAFQTNILALNAAVEAARAGEQGKGFAVVAGEVRNLAKRSASAASEIRHLIEASVLKVESGAGQVHQAGQTIADIVEKVQNVTDLLQQISTATREQGTGLSEVGKAVEELDRITHHNASLVEEGAQASARMKDQARLLVDAVNVFR